From Acidobacteriota bacterium, one genomic window encodes:
- a CDS encoding response regulator, with amino-acid sequence MEPSVKKRLLLMDDEEIVRKVMVLMLERSGFEVEAVIDGSEAVRTWAGAAEQGRPFDLGIFDLTIPTGLGGEEAGKRILAGDPGARIVLSSGYSSHPIVSEYPLFGFKGVIIKPFRLEELLRVINASL; translated from the coding sequence ATGGAACCGAGCGTGAAAAAGCGGCTGCTCCTGATGGACGACGAGGAGATCGTCCGGAAAGTGATGGTCCTGATGCTCGAGCGTTCGGGGTTCGAGGTGGAGGCGGTCATCGACGGGTCCGAAGCCGTGCGGACGTGGGCGGGCGCCGCCGAACAGGGCCGCCCCTTCGACCTGGGGATCTTCGACCTGACTATCCCGACCGGGCTGGGCGGCGAGGAGGCCGGGAAGAGGATCCTCGCGGGTGACCCCGGAGCCCGGATCGTGCTGTCCAGCGGCTACTCCAGCCACCCCATCGTCAGCGAGTACCCGCTGTTCGGATTCAAGGGCGTGATCATCAAGCCGTTCCGCCTGGAAGAACTGCTCCGCGTCATCAACGCCTCCCTCTGA